The Streptomyces sp. NBC_00775 genome includes the window ACCGCTACTACGGTTCCCAGACCGGCAACATCGTCAAGCTCACCCCGGGTACCGGCACCGACGGCCTGGCCACCAAGGACAACTCCGCGGGCAACGCCAAGGTGCTGCTCGGCAGCAGCGGCAACACCGGGACCGTCACCGTCAACCTCACCGGCCTGAACACCACATCGGTGGTGGAGAGCGGCCAGGTCCGGGCCGTCGTACAGCGCATCCCCTACAACAGCGGAGGCGCTGTCACCGGCCCGGAGACCGTCTCCGACACCACGTTGACGGTGAGCGGCAACGCCGCCTCGGTGAGCCTTCCCTGGACGAGCGCGAAGGACGGCTACACCGTCACCCTGCTGCCGCCGTCCAACACCACCGTCTCCACGGTGGCCGTGAGCCAGAACAGCGGCCAGTGCCTGGACGACACCAACGTCAGTACCGCCAACGGCACGCAGTATCAGCAGTACTACTGCGAGGGCGGCTACCAGCAGATGCTCGACCTCAAGCCGGTGAGCGGCAAGAGCAACACGTACGCCGTGGTCGACGAGCTCAGCGGCAAGTGCCTGGACGTCTCGGGCGCGTCCACCGCCGACGGCGCCGCCGTCATCCAGTACACCTGCAACGGCGCCACCAACCAGCAGTTCACCCTCACCCCTGTCACCGCGCTCGGCAACAGCCACGACTACCAGCTGACCGCGGTCCACAGCGGCAAGTGCGTCGACGTCAGCGACGTCTCGACCACGGCCGGCGCGAAGGTCCACCAATGGACCTGCGATGCCGCGAGCGTGCTCGGCACCAAGAAGAACCAGATCTGGCGCCTGCTCGGCAAGGCCTGACGGACAACGGAAAGGGCCCCCGCAGGCTCTCGCCTGCGGGGGCCCTTCGCACCGTCGGGACGACAGGATTTGAACCTGCGACCCCTTGACCCCCAGTCAAGTGCGCTACCAAGCTGCGCCACGTCCCGATGCGTTTCACTCGCGGTCGCCCGCGTGATCGTGCAGGTAAACCCTACCGCACATGGGTGGATGGCCGTGCACGGGCGGTCATCGTCCCTGGTGCGCGGGGACATCGTCAGGCCGGAGTGTTCCATTCGGCGGCGGCGGCGCGGAGCGCGTCGGCCAGGCGGGCGGCCGGTTCCGGCAGGGGGCGCGGGAGACGGGCCAGCACCAGGCGGCGCCGCTCCTCGGGGCCGCCGTGCACGGACAGGATCCGTACGCCGGGTGGTGCGGCGGGGGCGAGCGAGGCGGGAACGGTGGTCAGGCCGCAGCCCGCGGCGACGAGGTGCAGCTTGGCCAGCCAGTCACGGGCGGTGTGCGCGATCACGGGGCGCTCGTCCAGGCCGGGCCAGACGCCCATCAGCTTCTCGTCGCCCGAGGAGGAACCGGCGATCCAGCGCTGTCCGCGCAGGTCGGCGACGTCGACTGAGTCGCCGGCGGCGAGCGGATGCGTGGCGGGCACCGCAAGACGGAGGCTGCGTTCACTGAGCGTCCGCACGGTGAGCGGTGGCGACTCCGTGTCGAAGGGGCGGAACGGCGGCATCGAGGCGAGCAGCGCCAGGTCCAGGGTGCCGGCCCGCAGCGCGCGGACCAGGGCGGGGGTGCTGCCCTCCCGGGTGCTCACCGTGATCGCGGGGTGGCTGCGGCGCAGCGCGGCGATGGCCCGGGGCAGCAGCACGGAGCCCGCGCTGGCGAACCAGCCCAGGCGCACGGTCCCGGCCTCGGCGGGCAGCCCGGCGAGTTCGCGCGCCGTCGCGTCGATCTGGTCGAGCACCGTCACGGCCCGGCGCAGCACGATGTGCCCGGCGGCGGTCAGCCGTACCCCGTCCCGGCGCCGTTCCAACAGCGGCGCCCCCGCCGCCCGTTCGAGCGAGGCGATCTGCCGGGACACCGCGGACTGGGTGTAGCCGAGCGCCGCGGCCGCCGAGGTGAGCGTGGACCGCTCGGCCACCTCGCGGAAGACGCGGAGCCCGACGAGAGAGACATCCGTGAAGTCCATGACGTTTACGCATACCAGACGTGAGCAACTTTCGTTGGACGCATGGCACAGGTGTTCCTAGCGTGGTGGGCATGACAGTTGCACGTATCGCTCTCGTCACCGGCGCCAACCAGGGGCTGGGATTCGCTCTCGTCGAGGGGCTCGCCGCCCGGATGGAGCCCGACGACCTGGTCCTGCTCACCGGGCGCGACACCCAGCGCGTCTCGGATGCCGTCTCGCTCGTCGCCAAGGCCCCCGGCACCAGGAGCCGGGTGGAGGGCCGGGTGCTCGATGTCACCGACGCGCCGGCCGTGGACCGGCTCGCCACCGAACTCCGCACCCGGTACGGCGGGGTGGACATCGTGGTCTCCAACGCGAGCGCCCTGCTCACCCCGGACCGGTCGCAGGCCGAGCAGGCGGACGAGTTCATCGACGTCGCCAACGGGGGCGCGCACGCGGTGCTGCGCTCGTTCGGCCCGGTGCTGCGTCCCGGTGGACGGCTGATCGTCGTGGCCAGCTCCCTGGGCACGCTCGGCCACCTGGATCCTCGCTTCCACCACCTGTTCGACGGCGCCTCGCTCGACGAGGTCGAGGAGGCGGTCGAGTCCTGGCGCGCGGCCGTCCGTGCCGGCACCTCGGAGGAACTCGGCTGGCCCCACTGGATCAACGTGCCCTCCAAGGTGGCCCAGGTCGCCGCGGTGCGGGCGGTCGCCGCCGAGCGCCGGGCCACCGACCTGGACCGGAACAC containing:
- a CDS encoding SDR family NAD(P)-dependent oxidoreductase; this translates as MTVARIALVTGANQGLGFALVEGLAARMEPDDLVLLTGRDTQRVSDAVSLVAKAPGTRSRVEGRVLDVTDAPAVDRLATELRTRYGGVDIVVSNASALLTPDRSQAEQADEFIDVANGGAHAVLRSFGPVLRPGGRLIVVASSLGTLGHLDPRFHHLFDGASLDEVEEAVESWRAAVRAGTSEELGWPHWINVPSKVAQVAAVRAVAAERRATDLDRNTLVAAVCPGLVDTPLSRPWFPDFSQAQTPGRAAVAVLDLLLSEKADATAYGELVRFGEVVPWQEGRPPGHQERLLAE
- a CDS encoding LysR family transcriptional regulator yields the protein MDFTDVSLVGLRVFREVAERSTLTSAAAALGYTQSAVSRQIASLERAAGAPLLERRRDGVRLTAAGHIVLRRAVTVLDQIDATARELAGLPAEAGTVRLGWFASAGSVLLPRAIAALRRSHPAITVSTREGSTPALVRALRAGTLDLALLASMPPFRPFDTESPPLTVRTLSERSLRLAVPATHPLAAGDSVDVADLRGQRWIAGSSSGDEKLMGVWPGLDERPVIAHTARDWLAKLHLVAAGCGLTTVPASLAPAAPPGVRILSVHGGPEERRRLVLARLPRPLPEPAARLADALRAAAAEWNTPA